The Methanococcoides methylutens MM1 genome has a window encoding:
- a CDS encoding ammonium transporter yields the protein MYDTGTTGFMLISTSLVMLMTPGLAFFYGGLACKRNILGIMMQTFLSLGITTILWFIMGYSLCFSGGEGGIIGNLDKMFLNGVTIDSAFSATGKIPEIVFVSYQMMFAIITPALITGAFVNRVTFKAYVIFLVLWQIFVYYPFVHMVWGGGLLSTLGVLDFAGGIVVHATAGFAALASVFYVGKRMDTKANPNSIPLVAIGTALLWFGWFGFNAGSELNLDGITTLAFINTDISASFAAITWLLIEWKKEGQPKFVGLLTGSVAGLATITPAAGFVSMPVAAIMGICAGIGCYAAVHIKNRFGWDDALDVWGVHGMGGVLGTILLGVFASTAINPSGADGLIYGGTSFFVIQFVAVVATSVYAFVFTFMMLKLIDVITPVKVSEEHECLGLDWAIHGENAYDHDFAN from the coding sequence ATGTACGATACAGGAACAACAGGCTTTATGCTGATCTCGACGAGTCTTGTTATGCTTATGACGCCAGGACTGGCGTTTTTCTATGGCGGGCTTGCATGTAAAAGAAATATTCTCGGAATAATGATGCAAACCTTCCTTTCACTGGGAATTACAACGATTTTATGGTTCATCATGGGTTATTCGTTATGCTTCAGTGGTGGAGAAGGAGGAATAATAGGAAATCTGGATAAGATGTTCCTGAACGGCGTTACAATAGACTCGGCTTTCTCAGCTACCGGAAAGATCCCGGAGATCGTTTTTGTATCCTATCAGATGATGTTTGCGATCATTACTCCTGCACTAATAACCGGTGCATTCGTCAATCGTGTTACTTTCAAAGCATACGTTATCTTCCTTGTTCTGTGGCAGATATTTGTCTACTACCCATTCGTCCATATGGTCTGGGGAGGCGGTCTGTTGTCAACGCTTGGTGTGCTTGATTTCGCAGGTGGTATCGTTGTCCATGCAACTGCAGGGTTCGCTGCTCTAGCATCGGTATTCTATGTTGGCAAGAGAATGGATACGAAGGCAAATCCAAATAGTATTCCACTTGTTGCAATAGGTACAGCCTTGCTGTGGTTTGGATGGTTCGGATTCAATGCAGGAAGTGAACTTAATCTGGATGGCATCACAACACTTGCATTCATAAACACAGATATCTCTGCATCATTTGCAGCTATTACATGGTTGCTCATCGAATGGAAAAAAGAAGGACAGCCAAAATTTGTAGGACTACTTACAGGATCGGTTGCCGGTCTTGCAACGATCACCCCTGCTGCAGGATTCGTATCAATGCCGGTTGCTGCAATAATGGGAATATGTGCAGGTATTGGATGTTATGCTGCCGTTCACATCAAGAACAGGTTCGGATGGGATGATGCCCTTGATGTATGGGGCGTACATGGAATGGGTGGTGTTCTGGGAACGATTCTTCTTGGTGTTTTCGCATCCACAGCGATCAATCCATCAGGTGCTGACGGCCTAATTTATGGGGGAACATCCTTCTTTGTAATCCAATTTGTTGCTGTGGTAGCAACATCTGTCTACGCATTCGTCTTCACGTTCATGATGCTGAAATTGATCGATGTTATTACACCGGTCAAAGTTTCAGAAGAACATGAATGCCTTGGATTGGATTGGGCGATACATGGTGAAAATGCATATGATCATGATTTTGCCAATTAA
- a CDS encoding helix-hairpin-helix domain-containing protein: protein MSKSKKEEVLRDLMQMPGFGKKSAEQLWDLGIRSISELKDKDPERMYFELTELRDRHIDRCVLYGFREAVYYASHRDHDPELLKWWNWSDKNMEKREKVKKEKI, encoded by the coding sequence ATGAGTAAATCAAAAAAAGAAGAAGTATTAAGAGATCTGATGCAGATGCCTGGTTTTGGTAAGAAATCCGCTGAGCAGTTATGGGACCTTGGGATACGATCTATCTCCGAGCTCAAAGATAAGGATCCTGAGCGGATGTATTTTGAATTGACCGAACTAAGAGACAGACACATTGACAGGTGTGTATTGTACGGATTCCGGGAAGCGGTCTATTATGCATCACATCGAGACCATGATCCTGAACTGTTAAAATGGTGGAACTGGTCCGACAAAAATATGGAAAAAAGAGAAAAAGTAAAAAAAGAAAAAATATAA
- a CDS encoding 3-methyl-2-oxobutanoate dehydrogenase subunit VorB encodes MATQLIKGNSAVVIGALYAGCDCYFGYPITPASEILHEASQTFPKLGRKFVQAESEEAAINMVYGAASAGHRVLTASSGPGMSLKQEGVSYLAGAELPCVIVDIMRAGPGLGNIGPEQGDYVQVVKGGGHGNYRNIVVAPNSVQEMCDFTIKAFELSTKYRNPVVVLADGVLGQMIEPLQFPEEAVEPVIDESWAVCGTKETRENLVTSIFLDFDQLEDFNYELQEKYETIKKNEVEYEEYMMDDAEIVLVAYGISSRICRSAVEIARREGIKVGLFRPITLFPFPEDQLKELADAGDKTFVSVEMSNGQLRDDIRLATGCSKKVELVNRMGGNLITMDQVMEKIREIAAREE; translated from the coding sequence ATGGCTACACAATTGATTAAAGGCAACTCCGCAGTTGTCATTGGTGCTTTATATGCAGGCTGTGACTGTTATTTCGGTTACCCGATCACACCTGCAAGTGAGATCCTCCACGAAGCTTCCCAGACATTCCCGAAGCTTGGAAGGAAGTTCGTACAGGCAGAATCCGAAGAGGCTGCGATCAACATGGTATATGGTGCAGCATCCGCTGGCCACAGGGTCTTGACCGCTTCATCCGGTCCTGGCATGAGCCTGAAACAGGAAGGTGTTTCATATCTTGCAGGAGCTGAACTCCCATGTGTCATCGTGGACATCATGAGAGCAGGTCCCGGTCTTGGTAACATCGGTCCAGAACAGGGAGATTACGTGCAGGTAGTAAAGGGTGGCGGACACGGAAACTACCGCAACATCGTCGTCGCACCGAACTCCGTACAGGAGATGTGTGATTTCACAATAAAGGCATTTGAACTTTCAACAAAGTACCGCAACCCTGTTGTTGTACTGGCAGACGGTGTGCTCGGCCAGATGATCGAGCCACTCCAGTTCCCTGAGGAAGCTGTGGAACCTGTCATTGATGAATCATGGGCTGTCTGTGGAACAAAGGAAACACGAGAGAATCTTGTAACATCCATCTTTCTGGACTTCGACCAGCTTGAGGACTTCAACTATGAACTTCAGGAGAAGTATGAGACCATCAAGAAGAACGAGGTCGAGTACGAAGAATACATGATGGACGATGCAGAGATCGTGCTTGTGGCCTACGGAATCAGTAGCAGGATCTGCCGTTCAGCTGTGGAGATCGCAAGAAGGGAAGGCATCAAGGTCGGTCTTTTCCGTCCGATAACATTGTTCCCGTTCCCTGAAGACCAGCTAAAGGAACTTGCAGATGCAGGAGATAAGACCTTCGTATCCGTAGAGATGAGCAACGGCCAGCTAAGGGATGACATACGCCTTGCCACCGGTTGCAGCAAAAAGGTGGAACTCGTTAACCGCATGGGCGGAAACCTGATCACAATGGACCAGGTCATGGAAAAGATAAGAGAAATTGCTGCAAGGGAGGAATGA
- a CDS encoding ferredoxin family protein, translating to MSENNEKMQPYPELNIIECKGCERCVAACPKDVLFMSEQINERGYHYVEYTGEGCIGCGNCYYTCPEPLAIAVHVPIKEK from the coding sequence ATGTCTGAAAATAATGAAAAGATGCAACCATATCCGGAACTCAACATCATTGAGTGTAAAGGATGTGAAAGATGCGTAGCTGCATGTCCAAAGGATGTGCTCTTCATGAGCGAACAGATCAACGAACGCGGCTACCACTATGTTGAATATACGGGAGAAGGATGCATAGGCTGTGGAAACTGTTACTACACCTGTCCTGAGCCACTGGCAATTGCAGTGCACGTCCCGATCAAGGAAAAATAA
- a CDS encoding AarF/ABC1/UbiB kinase family protein codes for MFKKTRRYFSIAKVFFKYNLVSLLYKDIQQNYVSNRKGTCYIDVERQKNARKLRLAFEDLGVTFIKLGQIMSKRPDLLPIDYVRELSQLQNKVRPLELEEMTESLEGFRAGCSIAEADTDTIVSEFLSNFDDFKRKPIASASIAQVYEARIDDKKVAVKIAKPGLIDQINVDLAIINDLKPIMKKVGGFGDNIDIDDFLDEFQDMLNKEVNLLNEARNIKRFEEIFSDVRDVHIPAVHDEYCTESVLVMDYMEGILVKDLDTTDQKTRSKYAHIISSSYLNQVYVHGFYHADPHSGNILLRDDGIAYIDFGAVGLIDSDLRRNMLNLFYGIYKKNVDIAFDAFLKIANINKDEINVHKFKVDLDTLISIQNFALGERQNDSYANLALKYNLSLPSDFSTLERSLVLVEGVCLELDPRFNIIEDAKRLIAMVMMKRYSPFRAAEYFLLEGDRYLEIFKNLPQGVNDVIETIRGYRIEKLEEKTREIKHDRMIENLAKYVFLSIILVASAYMASQLEGSLATLGIAGFVVGIFMFGVLFLRSQ; via the coding sequence ATGTTCAAGAAGACAAGACGTTATTTCTCCATTGCAAAGGTCTTTTTCAAATATAACCTGGTCAGCCTTCTGTACAAGGACATACAGCAGAACTATGTTTCCAACAGAAAGGGAACCTGCTATATCGATGTCGAGAGGCAGAAAAATGCCCGGAAGCTCAGGCTTGCATTTGAAGATCTCGGAGTAACGTTCATCAAACTGGGACAGATCATGAGCAAACGCCCTGATCTCCTTCCCATTGATTACGTAAGGGAACTTTCCCAGCTCCAGAACAAAGTCCGTCCTCTTGAACTTGAAGAAATGACCGAGTCCCTTGAGGGATTCCGTGCCGGCTGTTCAATTGCGGAAGCAGATACTGATACCATTGTATCCGAGTTTCTTTCTAATTTTGATGATTTCAAAAGGAAACCAATTGCAAGTGCATCCATTGCCCAGGTCTACGAAGCGAGGATTGATGATAAAAAAGTGGCCGTCAAGATCGCAAAACCCGGTCTTATAGACCAGATCAATGTTGACCTTGCTATTATCAATGACCTCAAGCCCATAATGAAAAAAGTTGGTGGTTTTGGAGATAATATCGACATCGATGATTTTCTTGATGAATTCCAGGATATGCTTAACAAAGAAGTTAACCTCCTGAATGAAGCCCGAAACATCAAAAGGTTCGAGGAGATCTTCAGTGATGTACGGGATGTCCATATACCGGCAGTACACGATGAATACTGTACTGAAAGCGTTCTTGTAATGGATTATATGGAAGGTATTCTTGTAAAAGACCTTGACACAACGGACCAGAAGACCAGATCAAAATATGCTCACATTATCAGTTCAAGTTACCTGAACCAGGTATATGTGCATGGATTCTACCATGCGGATCCCCATTCAGGAAACATCCTCCTTCGTGATGATGGAATTGCTTACATCGATTTCGGTGCTGTGGGACTTATAGACTCAGATCTTCGAAGGAATATGCTGAATCTTTTCTATGGAATATACAAAAAGAATGTCGATATCGCGTTTGATGCTTTCCTGAAAATTGCCAATATCAACAAGGATGAGATTAATGTACATAAGTTCAAGGTTGACCTTGATACGCTTATATCAATACAAAACTTCGCTCTCGGAGAACGACAGAACGATAGTTATGCAAATCTTGCTTTAAAGTACAACCTATCTCTTCCGAGCGATTTCTCTACACTTGAACGTTCTCTGGTTCTTGTAGAAGGGGTATGCCTGGAACTTGATCCAAGGTTCAACATTATCGAAGATGCCAAGAGACTAATCGCCATGGTTATGATGAAGAGATATTCACCATTCAGGGCAGCTGAATACTTCCTGCTGGAAGGCGACAGGTATCTTGAGATATTCAAGAACCTGCCACAGGGCGTAAATGATGTTATCGAGACGATAAGGGGATATCGTATAGAGAAACTGGAAGAAAAGACCCGGGAGATCAAGCATGACAGAATGATCGAGAACCTTGCAAAGTATGTCTTCCTGTCTATTATCCTGGTGGCTTCAGCCTATATGGCATCACAGTTGGAGGGTAGCCTTGCAACCCTTGGAATCGCAGGATTCGTTGTAGGTATCTTTATGTTTGGAGTGTTGTTCCTGCGAAGTCAGTAA
- the ftsA gene encoding coenzyme F390 synthetase: MERGDLDALVEEKLRYTIDYAVKHSSFYRKWFEQNNVSPSSIRDHEDLLEMPLVSGELIRNNQPPKTNDFNFMSTSWEDIFTIHETSGTSGTPKAFFLTWDDWLRFAEKYSRSFTSQGFGTGDRMIMCASYGMNVGANTMTLSARDVGMAVIPEGKCVFPTRVLESYRPTGIVASVFKLLRLARRLESEGIDPKETSIEKLVVGGESFAEESRSYLQEIWDCPVYNTYGSTEGTMCGECTEQNGLHVPEDLVHLDIYDPHRKEFLEDGECGRIVLTTLLSPGEKCGSLLINYDTEDTTVVLSRKKCACGRTHMRIFTPEREAETFWVSGSPFNRVDVERGVFQRENMDYLTGEYEAFLYEDEEGVSILKVSLECIDPEKCDRSVIEENFLKGFLSTITGTRGLYNDGNLDVDIKLMGSRELELYKLKGRAKRVVDRR; encoded by the coding sequence ATGGAGCGGGGGGACCTTGATGCTCTGGTCGAAGAGAAATTGAGATATACCATAGACTACGCTGTAAAACATTCTTCCTTTTACAGGAAATGGTTTGAACAAAACAATGTCTCACCTTCGAGCATCCGGGACCATGAAGACCTGCTGGAAATGCCACTGGTCTCTGGCGAGCTTATAAGGAACAACCAGCCTCCAAAAACCAATGATTTTAACTTTATGAGTACCAGCTGGGAAGATATTTTTACTATACATGAGACCAGTGGCACAAGCGGTACTCCCAAGGCATTTTTCCTCACATGGGATGACTGGCTACGTTTTGCTGAAAAATACAGCCGAAGTTTCACATCTCAGGGATTTGGAACAGGAGATAGGATGATAATGTGTGCTTCCTACGGAATGAATGTGGGAGCCAATACAATGACACTTTCTGCACGCGATGTAGGCATGGCAGTCATACCGGAAGGTAAATGTGTCTTTCCCACACGCGTCCTGGAAAGCTACCGACCCACAGGCATTGTCGCAAGTGTCTTCAAGCTTTTAAGGCTTGCAAGAAGGCTCGAAAGCGAAGGCATAGATCCAAAAGAAACCAGTATCGAAAAGCTGGTTGTGGGAGGAGAGAGCTTTGCTGAGGAAAGCAGGAGCTATCTCCAGGAAATCTGGGACTGTCCTGTATACAACACCTATGGAAGTACCGAAGGGACGATGTGCGGGGAGTGTACGGAGCAAAATGGGCTCCATGTTCCGGAAGATCTCGTTCACCTGGATATCTATGACCCGCACCGGAAGGAGTTCCTAGAGGATGGAGAATGTGGCAGGATAGTTCTGACGACACTCCTGAGCCCCGGTGAAAAGTGCGGAAGTCTCCTGATCAACTATGATACTGAGGATACAACTGTTGTACTATCAAGGAAAAAATGTGCATGTGGCAGGACACACATGCGTATCTTCACTCCCGAACGAGAGGCTGAGACCTTCTGGGTATCAGGTTCCCCATTCAATCGGGTGGATGTCGAAAGAGGTGTTTTTCAGAGGGAGAACATGGATTATCTGACAGGGGAGTACGAAGCTTTCCTGTACGAGGATGAGGAAGGAGTTTCTATTCTTAAGGTAAGTTTGGAATGCATCGATCCGGAAAAATGTGACAGGTCTGTTATTGAGGAGAATTTCCTGAAAGGTTTCCTTTCTACTATAACAGGAACCAGAGGGCTTTATAATGACGGGAATCTCGATGTTGATATCAAACTGATGGGATCTAGAGAGCTTGAATTGTACAAGCTGAAAGGAAGGGCGAAGAGAGTTGTTGATCGAAGATGA
- a CDS encoding 2-oxoacid:acceptor oxidoreductase family protein has translation MAEKIIGRPSGIYPEFPRKGGAAPAATHYCPGCGHGILHKLIGEAMEDLEIQDRSVMISPVGCAVFAYYYFDCGNLQVAHGRAPAVGTGMSRAQDNSVVIAYQGDGDLASIGLNETMQAANRGEKMAVFFVNNTVYGMTGGQMAPTTLIGEKTVTCPDGRDPRFAGYPMHMCELLDNLKAPVFIERVSISDIAHIRKAKKAVRRALEVQKEGKGYAFVEVLSTCPTNLRQNSEQSTEFVNEMMEKEFPLGNFRDNFDETEPLLRSDSDFSKKAIDDLYSLESSASPDSVPDPEFGQALVKIAGFGGQGVLSMGLTLARAGCRDQRYASWYPSYGPEQRGGTSNCSVVISGESIGSPVVYESDVLVALNQPSLEKFANDVKKGGLILYDDTIGDFDTPEGVRAIAVPSMQIAKDAGSVKAANTVMLGVLMAQGDTRLPEKVFREAIEDTFASKPKLIPMNLDILEAGAKWSRENIK, from the coding sequence ATGGCAGAAAAGATCATTGGAAGACCATCCGGAATCTATCCGGAATTCCCACGCAAAGGCGGAGCTGCTCCAGCTGCTACTCACTACTGTCCGGGATGCGGACACGGTATTTTGCACAAACTTATCGGAGAGGCCATGGAAGACCTTGAGATCCAAGACAGAAGCGTTATGATCAGTCCTGTAGGTTGTGCGGTTTTCGCTTACTACTACTTTGACTGTGGAAACCTTCAGGTGGCACACGGACGTGCACCTGCTGTAGGTACAGGTATGTCAAGGGCACAGGACAACTCTGTTGTGATCGCATACCAGGGTGATGGTGACCTTGCATCCATCGGTCTTAATGAGACCATGCAGGCAGCTAACCGTGGTGAAAAGATGGCAGTGTTCTTCGTGAACAACACCGTCTATGGTATGACCGGTGGCCAGATGGCACCAACAACACTGATCGGTGAGAAGACAGTCACATGTCCTGATGGAAGGGACCCACGCTTTGCAGGATACCCAATGCACATGTGCGAGCTTCTTGACAACCTCAAGGCTCCTGTGTTCATAGAGCGTGTCTCAATATCTGATATCGCACACATAAGGAAGGCAAAGAAAGCTGTCAGAAGAGCTCTTGAGGTCCAGAAGGAAGGCAAAGGATACGCATTCGTTGAAGTACTTTCCACATGTCCGACCAACCTCAGGCAGAACTCCGAGCAGAGCACTGAGTTCGTGAACGAGATGATGGAGAAGGAATTCCCTCTCGGTAACTTCAGGGACAACTTCGACGAGACCGAACCACTGCTACGCTCTGATAGTGATTTCTCAAAGAAAGCTATTGATGACCTTTACAGCCTTGAAAGCAGCGCATCCCCTGATTCGGTACCTGACCCTGAGTTTGGCCAGGCACTTGTTAAGATCGCCGGTTTCGGTGGACAGGGTGTATTGAGCATGGGACTTACACTTGCACGTGCAGGATGCCGTGACCAGCGCTATGCTTCCTGGTATCCATCATACGGACCTGAACAGCGCGGTGGAACATCCAACTGTTCAGTCGTCATTTCAGGAGAATCCATTGGTTCACCTGTTGTTTACGAGTCTGATGTGCTTGTGGCACTTAACCAGCCATCCCTTGAGAAATTCGCAAATGATGTGAAGAAGGGAGGACTCATCCTTTATGACGATACCATTGGCGATTTCGATACTCCTGAAGGAGTAAGGGCAATTGCAGTACCATCCATGCAGATCGCAAAGGATGCTGGCTCAGTGAAAGCTGCAAATACCGTCATGCTCGGTGTGCTTATGGCACAGGGTGACACACGTCTTCCGGAGAAGGTTTTCAGGGAAGCGATCGAGGATACTTTTGCAAGCAAGCCAAAGCTTATCCCGATGAACCTGGATATTCTTGAAGCCGGTGCAAAGTGGTCAAGAGAAAACATTAAATAA
- a CDS encoding pyridoxamine 5'-phosphate oxidase family protein, with translation MVKLTEDMKEAFSKVKIFPFATASKAGIPNVIPIGMCQLVDDETIWITDNYFLKTRENLDENPVASVFVWGPEVGACFQIKGDVEVKTSGEDYDKAYAAAKARGDKYPAKALMVMKITEVFECISGDNAGKKLL, from the coding sequence ATGGTCAAACTTACAGAAGATATGAAGGAAGCATTTTCAAAGGTAAAGATATTCCCATTCGCAACAGCATCAAAGGCAGGAATACCAAATGTGATCCCTATTGGCATGTGCCAGCTGGTGGATGATGAAACTATCTGGATCACTGACAACTATTTCCTGAAGACACGTGAGAACCTCGATGAGAACCCTGTAGCATCTGTTTTTGTATGGGGGCCTGAGGTTGGTGCCTGCTTCCAGATAAAAGGAGATGTCGAGGTGAAGACCAGTGGTGAGGACTATGATAAAGCCTATGCTGCTGCAAAAGCAAGGGGGGACAAGTATCCCGCAAAAGCACTCATGGTCATGAAGATCACCGAGGTTTTCGAATGTATTTCCGGTGATAATGCCGGAAAGAAGCTCCTCTGA
- a CDS encoding class I SAM-dependent methyltransferase — translation MVSDVFIEMFDRLPRQGPGKNECTKKAFEILSELPERPHILDIGCGSGMQTLLLAQLSGGKVDALDLYRIFLDDLNERAMKKGISDNIRTCVGSMTDLPYEKDSFDLIWAEGSIYIMGFKEGVSYWKQFLKNKGYICVSEINWLKDNPSEKAISYWNNYPEVSMKTVEENKETISEIGFDCIDIFILPESAWWDYYHPLELRLEEMKKKYSENAEFNEFSKEIYEEMEIYKECSDDYGYVFYIMKKKE, via the coding sequence ATGGTATCAGACGTGTTCATAGAGATGTTTGACAGACTTCCAAGACAGGGACCGGGGAAAAACGAGTGCACAAAAAAAGCATTCGAAATACTATCGGAACTGCCCGAAAGACCACACATACTTGACATTGGATGTGGTTCCGGAATGCAGACCCTTTTACTTGCACAACTTTCGGGAGGAAAAGTAGATGCCCTGGATCTGTACCGTATATTCCTTGATGACCTTAATGAAAGAGCCATGAAGAAGGGAATCTCAGACAATATCAGGACATGTGTTGGTTCCATGACAGACCTTCCTTATGAAAAGGACAGTTTCGACCTGATTTGGGCGGAGGGGTCGATATACATCATGGGCTTTAAAGAAGGGGTTTCATACTGGAAACAGTTCTTAAAAAACAAAGGATACATTTGTGTATCGGAAATCAACTGGCTCAAAGATAACCCGTCAGAGAAAGCAATTTCATATTGGAACAATTATCCGGAGGTTTCAATGAAGACCGTTGAAGAGAACAAAGAAACGATCTCTGAGATTGGTTTTGATTGCATTGACATATTCATCCTTCCAGAATCTGCCTGGTGGGACTATTATCACCCACTTGAATTACGCCTTGAGGAAATGAAAAAGAAATACTCGGAAAATGCTGAATTTAACGAGTTCTCTAAAGAGATATATGAAGAAATGGAAATATATAAAGAATGCTCCGATGATTACGGATACGTATTCTATATCATGAAGAAAAAAGAATGA
- the pdxT gene encoding pyridoxal 5'-phosphate synthase glutaminase subunit PdxT: MRIGVIAIQGDVSEHVESVEKALAERGETAEVVTIKHKGIVPTCDGLVFPGGESTTLGRLILREGIAEEIKEAKEKGIPILGTCAGLILLATRGDSQVEKTHQYLLGLMDIKVNRNSFGRQFQSFEVDLDVSVLDSPYNAVFIRAPAILEAGVDVNVLASIDEKIVAAEQDNVLALAFHPELTEDMRIHQYFLDKLFN; encoded by the coding sequence ATGCGTATAGGTGTTATCGCTATTCAGGGCGATGTTTCTGAACATGTTGAATCTGTCGAGAAGGCACTTGCCGAACGCGGGGAGACTGCCGAAGTTGTCACTATCAAGCATAAGGGAATAGTTCCCACATGCGATGGTCTTGTGTTCCCGGGCGGAGAGAGCACAACTCTTGGCCGCCTGATCCTCAGGGAAGGTATTGCCGAAGAGATCAAGGAAGCAAAAGAGAAAGGTATTCCAATACTTGGTACCTGTGCAGGCCTCATCCTTCTTGCAACAAGAGGAGATTCACAGGTTGAGAAGACACACCAATACCTGCTTGGACTGATGGATATAAAGGTCAACAGGAATTCCTTTGGAAGACAGTTCCAGTCCTTCGAAGTAGATCTTGATGTGTCTGTACTGGATTCACCGTACAACGCGGTCTTCATCAGGGCACCGGCAATTCTTGAAGCAGGAGTGGATGTAAACGTCCTTGCATCAATTGATGAAAAGATCGTTGCAGCAGAGCAGGACAATGTCCTTGCACTGGCATTCCACCCCGAGCTTACCGAGGATATGAGGATACACCAGTATTTCCTTGACAAGCTTTTCAATTAA
- a CDS encoding GNAT family N-acetyltransferase, whose amino-acid sequence MQIRWTKGMEGFDEAFSVRKAVFIDEQAIPEEIEIDEMDGYATHLVLFSENEPIATGRFYEKDAKSYIGRICVLNTHRGTGLGRILMELLLQKASESGYNDIYLSSQMYARGFYQSFGFEEFGETFDDGGIEHVWMLKKSKN is encoded by the coding sequence ATGCAGATCCGGTGGACTAAAGGCATGGAGGGCTTCGATGAAGCCTTCAGTGTCCGGAAAGCCGTCTTTATTGATGAGCAGGCTATCCCTGAAGAGATAGAGATCGATGAGATGGATGGCTATGCCACACACCTCGTGCTGTTCTCAGAGAACGAACCGATCGCAACCGGCAGGTTCTATGAAAAAGATGCTAAGTCCTACATTGGGAGAATATGTGTACTGAACACACACCGTGGGACCGGTCTTGGTCGAATCCTCATGGAACTGCTGCTTCAAAAGGCATCAGAATCTGGATATAACGATATCTATCTCAGCTCACAAATGTACGCAAGAGGTTTTTACCAGTCCTTTGGTTTTGAGGAATTTGGTGAGACCTTTGATGATGGCGGCATAGAGCATGTGTGGATGCTGAAGAAAAGTAAAAACTAA